From Coffea arabica cultivar ET-39 chromosome 2e, Coffea Arabica ET-39 HiFi, whole genome shotgun sequence, the proteins below share one genomic window:
- the LOC140004539 gene encoding anaphase-promoting complex subunit 1-like isoform X1, with protein sequence MPVGDRQLNVLGEFKPFGSVAEAFDGKSSSDNPQDDYSYFLFDPEVARQRDDAENTVCTSSTTDGSEHELFIRGNRIIWSIGARVYKRFSFPSKVLKACWCRMGDLSEALLCVLQINSLTIYNTSGEVASVPLPHSIISVWPLPFGLLLQDAPEGNFSVHIPFSFPSASLSTRDIARSRREVGYSSQTNSTVTHAFDFIYKADGTSGSSHLILKDPLEEPQPTYIEERGKLNIMKEFDERTIWTSNCVPLMASYNKGKMQHSVWVAEIINSNLEVVKSGLSDVVPAGVLTKQISFRRIWQGKGSHAAASKVFLATDDDAVQIICFLLHDQKKLLSVRLHSVEIDDEIVYDIKPDMSWSIPAIAAEPVIVTRPRVNIGLLPFADIIALTLENSLLLYSGKQCLCRYTLPSFLGNHQLSWVTKSSETSIIHEIKATGLTDAVQGRVNVVVNSGKIYRCILRCNPSSSLVNDCITAMAEALNPSFYNRFLVLLWGDSGSAFMAKVDSAVNSEWESFCHVVMTLSRRSSDVSLKLSSSDSHSSWEFLINSMYHKNYGKHKSIAGIPPVASCNLQGSDSSRSLLMRTDNHEESFYIELLKEILDSLHAVYENLKLDILRKRDVSLLVVLLCNIADSLHEEGYLDYYMRDFPSLSNDFGMCQSSLMNKTPPSLFRWLESCLLHGYSSAKISDLPFLIRKDGTSAVCWARKIVSFYSLLCGAEQLGKGLSSGVCYTVASGSHSTKEELVVLAMVGEAFGLQELDLLPVGVSLPLRHALAKCRDSPPTDWPAAAYILLGREDLAWSCPVHPRKPKENELHTNGSLTFQSAPYMAHLQPVTIPSLVSDTIELENTKLEDVDSVDGSLMDGMEHIFNSSTQLRYGRDLRLNEVRHILCSARAIAIQTPVSPTASDQDLQQAQLWQLAQRTTSLPFGRGAFTLATTCTLLTEALTVPKLVLAGRLPAQQNATVNLDPNVRNVQELKCWPEFHNAVAAGLKLAPLQGKMSRTWIVYNKPEEPNVVHAGLLLALGLHGHLRVLTITDIYQYYSQEHESTTVGLMLGLAASYRGTMQPAISKSLYVHIPARHPSSFPELELPTLLQSAALLSVGLLYEGSAHPQTMQILLGEIGRRSGGDNVLEREGYAVSAGFALGLVALGRGEDAPGFMESLVDRLFQFIGGKEQKTERFYFLTQPVDEHQRTVGQVMDGTLVNIDVTAPGAIVALALMYMKTESKLMLSRLPIPQTHFDLQYVRPDFIMLRVIARNLILWSRIYPSEEWIQSQVPKVVQHCIDGLADEMDDANDMDAEAFVQAFVNIVVGACISLGLRFAGTRDGRSQELLYDYAVYFLNEIKSVSVSSKHSLPKGLSNYVDRGTLETCLHLIVLSLCVVMAGSGHLQTLRLLKFLRNRNSTEGHSNYGAQMAVSLGIGFLFLGGGMRTFSTSNTSIAALLITLYPRLPAGPNDNRCHLQAFRHLYVLATEARLVQTVDVDTGMPVYAPLEITVRETEHYAETSFCEVTPCILPECAVLKTVRVCGPRYWPHVIELIPEEKPWWASGDKDDPFNSGFLYIKRKVGACSYVDDPVGCQSLLSRAMHKVGLACLRTSSTRTERMGAVTLDQLISTFSSDPSLIAFAQRFCEPSWNNSSDVDFQEFCLQVLFECVSKDRPAFLQVYLSLYTTIGSMVDEITSATCSLGDSLSLWSIKLALAYNEALLNGRLTIPNGGIVQSTFLGSLKKRLEEILNLSLCVTNDFHEYLLSGRWPKKDTTGWKRSILLSWYLQWHGVPPSIGVRSAREKIKLVNISSSVPLLHLLFPGTHVTAISEIYRCWLSSRVDN encoded by the exons ATGCCTGTCGGTGATCGGCAACTGAATGTGCTTGGCGAGTTCAAACCATTCGGCTCGGTCGCCGAAGCTTTCGACGGCAAATCTTCTTCTGACAATCCCCAGGATGATTACTCATACTTCTTGTTCGACCCGGAAGTTGCCCGACAAAGAGACGACGCCGAGAACACGGTCTGCACATCGTCGACTACCGATGGGAGTGAACACGAACTCTTCATCAGAGGAAACCG GATAATATGGAGCATTGGTGCCAGAGTGTACAAAAGATTCAGTTTTCCGTCCAAAGTCTTGAAG GCATGTTGGTGCCGGATGGGTGATTTGTCGGAGGCTCTTCTTTGTGTTCTTCAGATCAATAGTTTGACTATCTACAATACATCAG GTGAAGTTGCATCTGTTCCTCTTCCTCACAGCATTATATCAGTTTGGCCTCTTCCATTTGGTTTACTCTTACAAGATGCACCTGAAGGGAATTTCTCAGTGCACATTCCATTTTCGTTTCCTTCTGCATCTCTAAGCACTCGTGATATTGCTCGTTCAAGAAGGGAAGTTGGATACAGCTCTCAAACTAACTCTACTGTAACTCATGCCTTTGATTTTATCTACAAGGCTGATGGAACTTCAGGATCCTCACATTTGATATTGAAGGATCCACTGGAAGAACCTCAG CCAACTTATATTGAGGAAAGAGGAAAACTAAACATCATGAAAGAGTTTGATGAACGAACAATATGGACCAGTAATTGTGTTCCTCTGATGGCATCATATAACAAAG GAAAGATGCAACATTCGGTGTGGGTTGCAGAAATTATCAACTCTAACCTCGAAGTGGTAAAATCTGGATTATCTGATGTAGTGCCTGCTGGGGTGCTAACAAAACAAATTTCCTTCCGAAGGATATGGCAGGGGAAGGGCTCACATGCTGCTGCTAGTAAG GTGTTTTTGGCAACTGATGACGATGCTGTGCAAATTATTTGCTTTCTTCTCCATGACCAAAAAAAGTTGCTATCAGTCCGGCTTCATAGTGTAGAAATAGATGATGAAATTGTTTATGATATTAAACCTGACATGAGCTGGAGCATTCCGGCAATTGCTGCAGAACCTGTTATTGTTACCCGTCCTAG AGTGAACATTGGCCTGCTTCCATTTGCAGACATCATTGCTTTAACGTTAGAGAACAGCCTTCTTCTCTAT TCTGGGAAGCAATGCCTTTGTAGATACACATTGCCTTCATTTTTGGGTAACCATCAGCTGTCGTGGGTTACAAAGTCTTCAGAGACATCCATTATTCATGAAATAAAAGCTACTGGGTTGACTGATGCTGTTCAAGGGCGTGTAAATGTTGTTGTAAATAGTGGAAAG ATATACCGATGTATTCTTCGGTGTAATCCTTCATCATCACTAGTAAATGATTGCATCACAGCCATGGCTGAAGCACTTAACCCTAGTTTCTACAATCGCTTTCTTGTTTTATTATGGGGTGATAGTGGTTCAGCTTTTATGGCAAAGGTGGATTCAGCTGTCAATTCAGAATGGGAGTCCTTCTGTCACGTGGTTATGACACTTAGCAGAAGGTCTAGTGATGTCTCTCTAAAACTTTCGTCTTCTGATTCACATTCATCATGGGAGTTTCTGATCAACAGCATGTATCATAAGAACTATGGCAAGCATaagagtattgctggaattcCACCTGTGGCATCGTGTAACCTTCAGGGATCAGACTCATCCCGGTCACTTCTAATGAGAACAGACAATCATGAAGAATCATTTTACATCGAGTTATTAAAGGAGATTCTTGATTCACTTCATGCAGTATATGAAAACCTGAAACTTGACATTCTCCGCAAGCG GGATGTAAGTCTTCTTGTAGTTTTACTGTGCAATATTGCTGATTCTTTGCATGAAGAAGGCTATTTGGATTATTATATGCGCGATTTTCCTAGTCTTTCAAATGACTTTGGAATGTGCCAGTCATCATTGATGAATAAAACTCCTCCTAGTCTTTTTAGATGGCTAGAAAGCTGTTTGCTACATGGATATAGTTCAGCTAAAATTAGTGATCTTCCTTTTCTAATTCGTAAAGATGGGACTTCGGCTGTTTGTTGGGCAAGGAAGATAGTATCCTTTTACAGTCTATTGTGTGGTGCGGAACAATTGGGAAAGGGGCTGTCATCTGGTGTTTGCTACACTGTAGCATCTGGATCACATTCTACTAAAGAGGAGCTGGTCGTTTTAGCCATGGTTGGAGAAGCATTTGGTTTGCAAGAATTAGACTTGCTGCCTGTTGGTGTCTCTCTTCCATTGCGCCAC GCACTAGCTAAGTGCCGTGATTCTCCTCCCACTGACTGGCCGGCTGCTGCATATATTCTCCTTGGGCGGGAAGATCTTGCCTGGTCATGTCCTGTTCATCCAAGAAAACCCAAGGAAAATGAGCTTCATACAAATGGAAGTTTGACTTTTCAGTCTGCCCCTTACATGGCTCACCTGCAGCCTGTGACAATTCCTTCCTTAGTTTCAGATACAATTGAGTTGGAGAATACTAAGCTAGAGGATGTTGATTCAGTTGATGGATCTTTGATGGATGGAATGGAGCATATTTTCAATTCCAGCACTCAGTTGCGATATGGTCGTGATCTGCGTTTAAATGAG GTTAGACACATATTATGTTCTGCAAGGGCAATAGCAATTCAAACACCGGTTAGTCCTACAGCATCTGATCAAGACCTCCAGCAG GCGCAGTTGTGGCAGCTTGCTCAAAGGACTACTTCCCTACCTTTTGGTCGTGGTGCTTTCACACTTGCCACGACATGTACTCTTTTAACAGAG GCACTCACAGTCCCAAAGCTTGTTTTAGCAGGCCGGTTACCTGCACAACAGAATGCAACA GTAAATTTGGATCCAAATGTTAGAAATGTACAAGAACTCAAATGTTGGCCTGAGTTTCACAATGCTGTTGCTGCTGGACTGAAACTTGCTCCCCTGCAG GGGAAGATGTCAAGAACATGGATAGTATACAACAAGCCTGAAGAGCCCAATGTTGTCCATGCCGGGCTCCTTCTTGCCTTGGGGTTACATGGGCATCTTCGTGTACTGACCATAACAGACATATACCAATACTATTCCCAG GAACATGAAAGCACAACTGTAGGGCTAATGCTTGGTCTAGCTGCATCATACAGGGGAACTATGCAACCTGCTATTTCTAAG TCTTTATATGTGCATATACCCGCTCGGCATCCCTCTTCCTTCCCGGAACTAGAATTACCAACTCTTCTACAG TCAGCAGCACTTCTGTCTGTTGGGCTTCTTTATGAAGGTTCGGCACACCCACAAACAATGCAAATTCTTCTG GGTGAAATAGGTCGGAGAAGTGGAGGTGATAATGTGCTTGAAAGGGAGGGCTATGCAGTTTCTGCCGGATTTGCTTTGGGGCTCGTTGCCTTGG GTCGTGGTGAAGATGCCCCTGGCTTCATGGAAAGTTTGGTTGATCGGTTGTTCCAATTTATTGGTGGCAAAGAACAGAAAACT GAAAGATTCTATTTTCTTACGCAACCAGTTGATGAGCACCAGCGAACTGTTGGACAG GTAATGGATGGAACTTTAGTAAATATTGATGTTACTGCACCTGGAGCAATAGTTGCTTTGGCTCTAATGTATATGAAG ACAGAATCAAAGCTAATGCTGTCTCGGCTGCCTATTCCACAAACACACTTTGATTTACAATATGTCAGACCTGATTTTATAATGCTTCGTGTCATTGCACGGAATTTGATACTTTGGAGCAG AATTTATCCTTCTGAAGAGTGGATTCAGTCCCAGGTCCCCAAAGTTGTCCAACATTGCATCGATGGCCTAGCAGATGAGATGGATGATGCCAATGACATGGACGCCGAAGCTTTTGTTCAGGCATTCGTCAATATAGTGGTTGGAGCATGTATTTCTCTTG GGCTGAGATTTGCCGGTACCCGGGATGGAAGGTCACAAGAGTTGCTTTATGATTATGCTGTCTACTTCCTGAATGAG ATAAAGTCAGTTTCTGTTTCAAGTAAACATTCGTTGCCAAAAGGACTGTCTAATTATGTTGATCGTGGCACCCTTGAGACGTGTCTTCATCTCATTGTTCTCTCCTTATGTGTG GTTATGGCTGGTTCAGGACATCTTCAAACTTTGAGATTATTGAAATTCCTTAGAAACCGAAATTCAACAGAGGGGCATTCTAATTATGGTGCTCAGATGGCA GTTAGCTTGGGTATtggtttcttgtttcttggggGTGGAATGAGGACTTTCTCAACGAGCAATACCTCAATTGCTGCTTTATTAATTACCCTCTACCCACGCTTGCCTGCTGGACCAAATGACAATAGATGCCACCTTCAg GCATTCAGGCATTTATATGTTCTTGCAACTGAAGCTCGGTTGGTTCAGACAGTTGATGTTGACACTGGTATGCCTGTTTACGCTCCTCTTGAAATTACTGTTCGAGAAACTGAACACTATGCTGAAACAAGCTTTTGTGAGGTCACCCCTTGCATTCTCCCTGAATGTGCTGTT TTGAAGACAGTTCGTGTTTGTGGTCCACGTTACTGGCCTCATGTCATAGAGCTCATTCCTGAGG AAAAACCTTGGTGGGCTTCTGGAGACAAGGATGACCCTTTCAATTCTGGTTTTCTTTACATAAAGAGAAAAGTTGGAGCCTGTTCATATGTGGATGATCCTGTAGGATGTCAGTCTCTGTTGTCACGAGCAATGCACAAG GTTGGTTTAGCATGTTTACGAACTTCATCTACTAGAACAGAGCGCATGGGTGCAGTTACTTTAGATCAGTTGATCAGTACATTCTCATCTGATCCAAGCTTGATTGCATTTGCTCAACGTTTTTGCGAGCCTTCCTGGAACAACAG TTCTGACGTTGACTTCCAGGAGTTTTGCCTTCAAGTGTTGTTTGAGTGTGTGAGCAAGGATAGGCCGGCTTTCTTACAG GTGTATCTGTCATTGTACACAACCATTGGGTCTATGGTTGATGAGATTACTAGTGCTACTTGCTCTCTAGGAGATTCGCTTTCTCTCTGGAGTATAAAG CTTGCACTTGCCTATAATGAAGCTTTGCTCAATGGGAGATTGACAATTCCGAATGGGGGCATTGTGCAATCCACTTTTCTTGGGTCGCTTAAAAAGCGGTTGGAAGAGATTCTGAACCTTTCTTTATGCGTCACAAATGATTTCCATGAGTACCTATTGTCGGGGAGATGGCCAAAAAAAGATACCACGGGATGGAAGCGATCAATACTTCTTTCTTGGTATCTACAGTGGCATGGTGTACCGCCTTCAATTGGAGTTAGAAGTGCTCGAGAGAAAATCAAGCTTGTCAACATATCCTCGTCAGTTCCTTTGTTGCATTTGTTGTTTCCCGGAACTCATGTCACTGCAATTAGTGAGATCTACAGATGCTGGTTGTCTTCCCGGGTTGACAATTGA
- the LOC140004539 gene encoding anaphase-promoting complex subunit 1-like isoform X2: protein MPVGDRQLNVLGEFKPFGSVAEAFDGKSSSDNPQDDYSYFLFDPEVARQRDDAENTVCTSSTTDGSEHELFIRGNRIIWSIGARVYKRFSFPSKVLKACWCRMGDLSEALLCVLQINSLTIYNTSGEVASVPLPHSIISVWPLPFGLLLQDAPEGNFSVHIPFSFPSASLSTRDIARSRREVGYSSQTNSTVTHAFDFIYKADGTSGSSHLILKDPLEEPQPTYIEERGKLNIMKEFDERTIWTSNCVPLMASYNKGKMQHSVWVAEIINSNLEVVKSGLSDVVPAGVLTKQISFRRIWQGKGSHAAASKVFLATDDDAVQIICFLLHDQKKLLSVRLHSVEIDDEIVYDIKPDMSWSIPAIAAEPVIVTRPRVNIGLLPFADIIALTLENSLLLYSGKQCLCRYTLPSFLGNHQLSWVTKSSETSIIHEIKATGLTDAVQGRVNVVVNSGKIYRCILRCNPSSSLVNDCITAMAEALNPSFYNRFLVLLWGDSGSAFMAKVDSAVNSEWESFCHVVMTLSRRSSDVSLKLSSSDSHSSWEFLINSMYHKNYGKHKSIAGIPPVASCNLQGSDSSRSLLMRTDNHEESFYIELLKEILDSLHAVYENLKLDILRKRDVSLLVVLLCNIADSLHEEGYLDYYMRDFPSLSNDFGMCQSSLMNKTPPSLFRWLESCLLHGYSSAKISDLPFLIRKDGTSAVCWARKIVSFYSLLCGAEQLGKGLSSGVCYTVASGSHSTKEELVVLAMVGEAFGLQELDLLPVGVSLPLRHALAKCRDSPPTDWPAAAYILLGREDLAWSCPVHPRKPKENELHTNGSLTFQSAPYMAHLQPVTIPSLVSDTIELENTKLEDVDSVDGSLMDGMEHIFNSSTQLRYGRDLRLNEVRHILCSARAIAIQTPVSPTASDQDLQQAQLWQLAQRTTSLPFGRGAFTLATTCTLLTEALTVPKLVLAGRLPAQQNATVNLDPNVRNVQELKCWPEFHNAVAAGLKLAPLQGKMSRTWIVYNKPEEPNVVHAGLLLALGLHGHLRVLTITDIYQYYSQEHESTTVGLMLGLAASYRGTMQPAISKSLYVHIPARHPSSFPELELPTLLQSAALLSVGLLYEGSAHPQTMQILLGEIGRRSGGDNVLEREGYAVSAGFALGLVALGRGEDAPGFMESLVDRLFQFIGGKEQKTERFYFLTQPVDEHQRTVGQVMDGTLVNIDVTAPGAIVALALMYMKTESKLMLSRLPIPQTHFDLQYVRPDFIMLRVIARNLILWSRIYPSEEWIQSQVPKVVQHCIDGLADEMDDANDMDAEAFVQAFVNIVVGACISLGLRFAGTRDGRSQELLYDYAVYFLNEVSLGIGFLFLGGGMRTFSTSNTSIAALLITLYPRLPAGPNDNRCHLQAFRHLYVLATEARLVQTVDVDTGMPVYAPLEITVRETEHYAETSFCEVTPCILPECAVLKTVRVCGPRYWPHVIELIPEEKPWWASGDKDDPFNSGFLYIKRKVGACSYVDDPVGCQSLLSRAMHKVGLACLRTSSTRTERMGAVTLDQLISTFSSDPSLIAFAQRFCEPSWNNSSDVDFQEFCLQVLFECVSKDRPAFLQVYLSLYTTIGSMVDEITSATCSLGDSLSLWSIKLALAYNEALLNGRLTIPNGGIVQSTFLGSLKKRLEEILNLSLCVTNDFHEYLLSGRWPKKDTTGWKRSILLSWYLQWHGVPPSIGVRSAREKIKLVNISSSVPLLHLLFPGTHVTAISEIYRCWLSSRVDN from the exons ATGCCTGTCGGTGATCGGCAACTGAATGTGCTTGGCGAGTTCAAACCATTCGGCTCGGTCGCCGAAGCTTTCGACGGCAAATCTTCTTCTGACAATCCCCAGGATGATTACTCATACTTCTTGTTCGACCCGGAAGTTGCCCGACAAAGAGACGACGCCGAGAACACGGTCTGCACATCGTCGACTACCGATGGGAGTGAACACGAACTCTTCATCAGAGGAAACCG GATAATATGGAGCATTGGTGCCAGAGTGTACAAAAGATTCAGTTTTCCGTCCAAAGTCTTGAAG GCATGTTGGTGCCGGATGGGTGATTTGTCGGAGGCTCTTCTTTGTGTTCTTCAGATCAATAGTTTGACTATCTACAATACATCAG GTGAAGTTGCATCTGTTCCTCTTCCTCACAGCATTATATCAGTTTGGCCTCTTCCATTTGGTTTACTCTTACAAGATGCACCTGAAGGGAATTTCTCAGTGCACATTCCATTTTCGTTTCCTTCTGCATCTCTAAGCACTCGTGATATTGCTCGTTCAAGAAGGGAAGTTGGATACAGCTCTCAAACTAACTCTACTGTAACTCATGCCTTTGATTTTATCTACAAGGCTGATGGAACTTCAGGATCCTCACATTTGATATTGAAGGATCCACTGGAAGAACCTCAG CCAACTTATATTGAGGAAAGAGGAAAACTAAACATCATGAAAGAGTTTGATGAACGAACAATATGGACCAGTAATTGTGTTCCTCTGATGGCATCATATAACAAAG GAAAGATGCAACATTCGGTGTGGGTTGCAGAAATTATCAACTCTAACCTCGAAGTGGTAAAATCTGGATTATCTGATGTAGTGCCTGCTGGGGTGCTAACAAAACAAATTTCCTTCCGAAGGATATGGCAGGGGAAGGGCTCACATGCTGCTGCTAGTAAG GTGTTTTTGGCAACTGATGACGATGCTGTGCAAATTATTTGCTTTCTTCTCCATGACCAAAAAAAGTTGCTATCAGTCCGGCTTCATAGTGTAGAAATAGATGATGAAATTGTTTATGATATTAAACCTGACATGAGCTGGAGCATTCCGGCAATTGCTGCAGAACCTGTTATTGTTACCCGTCCTAG AGTGAACATTGGCCTGCTTCCATTTGCAGACATCATTGCTTTAACGTTAGAGAACAGCCTTCTTCTCTAT TCTGGGAAGCAATGCCTTTGTAGATACACATTGCCTTCATTTTTGGGTAACCATCAGCTGTCGTGGGTTACAAAGTCTTCAGAGACATCCATTATTCATGAAATAAAAGCTACTGGGTTGACTGATGCTGTTCAAGGGCGTGTAAATGTTGTTGTAAATAGTGGAAAG ATATACCGATGTATTCTTCGGTGTAATCCTTCATCATCACTAGTAAATGATTGCATCACAGCCATGGCTGAAGCACTTAACCCTAGTTTCTACAATCGCTTTCTTGTTTTATTATGGGGTGATAGTGGTTCAGCTTTTATGGCAAAGGTGGATTCAGCTGTCAATTCAGAATGGGAGTCCTTCTGTCACGTGGTTATGACACTTAGCAGAAGGTCTAGTGATGTCTCTCTAAAACTTTCGTCTTCTGATTCACATTCATCATGGGAGTTTCTGATCAACAGCATGTATCATAAGAACTATGGCAAGCATaagagtattgctggaattcCACCTGTGGCATCGTGTAACCTTCAGGGATCAGACTCATCCCGGTCACTTCTAATGAGAACAGACAATCATGAAGAATCATTTTACATCGAGTTATTAAAGGAGATTCTTGATTCACTTCATGCAGTATATGAAAACCTGAAACTTGACATTCTCCGCAAGCG GGATGTAAGTCTTCTTGTAGTTTTACTGTGCAATATTGCTGATTCTTTGCATGAAGAAGGCTATTTGGATTATTATATGCGCGATTTTCCTAGTCTTTCAAATGACTTTGGAATGTGCCAGTCATCATTGATGAATAAAACTCCTCCTAGTCTTTTTAGATGGCTAGAAAGCTGTTTGCTACATGGATATAGTTCAGCTAAAATTAGTGATCTTCCTTTTCTAATTCGTAAAGATGGGACTTCGGCTGTTTGTTGGGCAAGGAAGATAGTATCCTTTTACAGTCTATTGTGTGGTGCGGAACAATTGGGAAAGGGGCTGTCATCTGGTGTTTGCTACACTGTAGCATCTGGATCACATTCTACTAAAGAGGAGCTGGTCGTTTTAGCCATGGTTGGAGAAGCATTTGGTTTGCAAGAATTAGACTTGCTGCCTGTTGGTGTCTCTCTTCCATTGCGCCAC GCACTAGCTAAGTGCCGTGATTCTCCTCCCACTGACTGGCCGGCTGCTGCATATATTCTCCTTGGGCGGGAAGATCTTGCCTGGTCATGTCCTGTTCATCCAAGAAAACCCAAGGAAAATGAGCTTCATACAAATGGAAGTTTGACTTTTCAGTCTGCCCCTTACATGGCTCACCTGCAGCCTGTGACAATTCCTTCCTTAGTTTCAGATACAATTGAGTTGGAGAATACTAAGCTAGAGGATGTTGATTCAGTTGATGGATCTTTGATGGATGGAATGGAGCATATTTTCAATTCCAGCACTCAGTTGCGATATGGTCGTGATCTGCGTTTAAATGAG GTTAGACACATATTATGTTCTGCAAGGGCAATAGCAATTCAAACACCGGTTAGTCCTACAGCATCTGATCAAGACCTCCAGCAG GCGCAGTTGTGGCAGCTTGCTCAAAGGACTACTTCCCTACCTTTTGGTCGTGGTGCTTTCACACTTGCCACGACATGTACTCTTTTAACAGAG GCACTCACAGTCCCAAAGCTTGTTTTAGCAGGCCGGTTACCTGCACAACAGAATGCAACA GTAAATTTGGATCCAAATGTTAGAAATGTACAAGAACTCAAATGTTGGCCTGAGTTTCACAATGCTGTTGCTGCTGGACTGAAACTTGCTCCCCTGCAG GGGAAGATGTCAAGAACATGGATAGTATACAACAAGCCTGAAGAGCCCAATGTTGTCCATGCCGGGCTCCTTCTTGCCTTGGGGTTACATGGGCATCTTCGTGTACTGACCATAACAGACATATACCAATACTATTCCCAG GAACATGAAAGCACAACTGTAGGGCTAATGCTTGGTCTAGCTGCATCATACAGGGGAACTATGCAACCTGCTATTTCTAAG TCTTTATATGTGCATATACCCGCTCGGCATCCCTCTTCCTTCCCGGAACTAGAATTACCAACTCTTCTACAG TCAGCAGCACTTCTGTCTGTTGGGCTTCTTTATGAAGGTTCGGCACACCCACAAACAATGCAAATTCTTCTG GGTGAAATAGGTCGGAGAAGTGGAGGTGATAATGTGCTTGAAAGGGAGGGCTATGCAGTTTCTGCCGGATTTGCTTTGGGGCTCGTTGCCTTGG GTCGTGGTGAAGATGCCCCTGGCTTCATGGAAAGTTTGGTTGATCGGTTGTTCCAATTTATTGGTGGCAAAGAACAGAAAACT GAAAGATTCTATTTTCTTACGCAACCAGTTGATGAGCACCAGCGAACTGTTGGACAG GTAATGGATGGAACTTTAGTAAATATTGATGTTACTGCACCTGGAGCAATAGTTGCTTTGGCTCTAATGTATATGAAG ACAGAATCAAAGCTAATGCTGTCTCGGCTGCCTATTCCACAAACACACTTTGATTTACAATATGTCAGACCTGATTTTATAATGCTTCGTGTCATTGCACGGAATTTGATACTTTGGAGCAG AATTTATCCTTCTGAAGAGTGGATTCAGTCCCAGGTCCCCAAAGTTGTCCAACATTGCATCGATGGCCTAGCAGATGAGATGGATGATGCCAATGACATGGACGCCGAAGCTTTTGTTCAGGCATTCGTCAATATAGTGGTTGGAGCATGTATTTCTCTTG GGCTGAGATTTGCCGGTACCCGGGATGGAAGGTCACAAGAGTTGCTTTATGATTATGCTGTCTACTTCCTGAATGAG GTTAGCTTGGGTATtggtttcttgtttcttggggGTGGAATGAGGACTTTCTCAACGAGCAATACCTCAATTGCTGCTTTATTAATTACCCTCTACCCACGCTTGCCTGCTGGACCAAATGACAATAGATGCCACCTTCAg GCATTCAGGCATTTATATGTTCTTGCAACTGAAGCTCGGTTGGTTCAGACAGTTGATGTTGACACTGGTATGCCTGTTTACGCTCCTCTTGAAATTACTGTTCGAGAAACTGAACACTATGCTGAAACAAGCTTTTGTGAGGTCACCCCTTGCATTCTCCCTGAATGTGCTGTT TTGAAGACAGTTCGTGTTTGTGGTCCACGTTACTGGCCTCATGTCATAGAGCTCATTCCTGAGG AAAAACCTTGGTGGGCTTCTGGAGACAAGGATGACCCTTTCAATTCTGGTTTTCTTTACATAAAGAGAAAAGTTGGAGCCTGTTCATATGTGGATGATCCTGTAGGATGTCAGTCTCTGTTGTCACGAGCAATGCACAAG GTTGGTTTAGCATGTTTACGAACTTCATCTACTAGAACAGAGCGCATGGGTGCAGTTACTTTAGATCAGTTGATCAGTACATTCTCATCTGATCCAAGCTTGATTGCATTTGCTCAACGTTTTTGCGAGCCTTCCTGGAACAACAG TTCTGACGTTGACTTCCAGGAGTTTTGCCTTCAAGTGTTGTTTGAGTGTGTGAGCAAGGATAGGCCGGCTTTCTTACAG GTGTATCTGTCATTGTACACAACCATTGGGTCTATGGTTGATGAGATTACTAGTGCTACTTGCTCTCTAGGAGATTCGCTTTCTCTCTGGAGTATAAAG CTTGCACTTGCCTATAATGAAGCTTTGCTCAATGGGAGATTGACAATTCCGAATGGGGGCATTGTGCAATCCACTTTTCTTGGGTCGCTTAAAAAGCGGTTGGAAGAGATTCTGAACCTTTCTTTATGCGTCACAAATGATTTCCATGAGTACCTATTGTCGGGGAGATGGCCAAAAAAAGATACCACGGGATGGAAGCGATCAATACTTCTTTCTTGGTATCTACAGTGGCATGGTGTACCGCCTTCAATTGGAGTTAGAAGTGCTCGAGAGAAAATCAAGCTTGTCAACATATCCTCGTCAGTTCCTTTGTTGCATTTGTTGTTTCCCGGAACTCATGTCACTGCAATTAGTGAGATCTACAGATGCTGGTTGTCTTCCCGGGTTGACAATTGA